The following proteins are encoded in a genomic region of Corylus avellana chromosome ca4, CavTom2PMs-1.0:
- the LOC132180102 gene encoding superoxide dismutase [Fe] 3, chloroplastic: protein MGSCCNGAFSASSHLSVTGFSQGFKSPKLPRLSKRQDGWFAQPPGASRICAYYGLRTPPYKLDALEPHMSQRTLEMHWGGHHRNYVEGLNKQLEKSEILYGCTLDELVKVTYNNGNPSPEFNNAAQVWNHDFFWESMQPGGGSMPELGVLQQIEKDFGSYTNFREKFVEAALTLFGSGWVWLVLKREERRLAVIKTSNAICPLVWDDIPIISLDMWEHAYYLDYKNDKGKYVNVFMNHLVSWNVAMARMARAEAFVNLGEPKIPIA from the exons ATGGGATCCTGTTGTAATGGTGCTTTCTCTGCAAGTTCTCATCTTTCAGTGACTGGCTTCTCTCAGGGGTTCAAGAGCCCCAAGCTTCCTCGTCTG TCTAAGCGGCAAGACGGATGGTTTGCTCAGCCTCCAGGAGCTTCAAGAATTTGTGCTTACTACGGCTTGAGGACACCGCCTTATAAACTT GATGCTTTAGAGCCACACATGAGTCAGAGGACACTGGAGATGCATTGGGGAGGACACCATCGAAATTATGTAGAAGGATTGAACAAACAGTTGGAGAAGAGCGAAATATTGTATGGCTGCACTTTGGATGAACTTGTCAAAGTGACGTATAATAATGGAAACCCCTCACCCGAATTCAACAATGCTGCCCAG GTTTGGAATCATGACTTCTTTTGGGAAAGCATGCAACCTGGAGGAGGGAGCATGCCCGAATTAGGTGTCCTTCAGCAGATCGAAAAGGACTTTGGTTCATATACAAATTTCAGGGAGAAGTTTGTAGAAGCAGCGCTCACACTGTTTGGCTCTGGCTGGGTTTGGCTTGTTT tgaagagagaagagagacgaCTTGCAGTAATCAAAACGTCAAATGCCATTTGCCCACTAGTATGGGATGACATA CCAATCATCAGTTTAGATATGTGGGAG CATGCTTATTATCTGGATTACAAG AACGATAAAGGGAAGTATGTGAATGTGTTTATGAACCACCTTGTATCTTGGAATGTGGCAATGGCACGCATGGCCCGTGCCGAGGCCTTTGTGAATTTAGGCGAACCTAAAATTCCTATTGCTTGA
- the LOC132179925 gene encoding protein-S-isoprenylcysteine O-methyltransferase B isoform X1, with protein MDLFMETIVEMSFLQHLLSDLEIQFSVSVFYRSASFSEIFSYTAYRQLSQMFLAILFFHGSEYILALSSHGRPNVTLNSLLISKNYLFAMIFSLLEYFIEIALFPGLKELWWVSNLGLGMVIIGEIIRKTAIITAGQAFTHLIRVRHVDHHELITHGIYGFVRHPGYCGFFIWSVGTQIMLCNPVSTIAFVVVVWRFFVQRIPYEEYYLRQFFGLQYVEYAQRVPSGVPFVS; from the exons ATGGATCTATTTATGGAGACGATAGTT GAGATGTCATTCTTGCAGCATCTTTTGAGTGATTTGGAGATTCAATTTTCAGTATCAGTGTTTTATCGCTCTGCATCTTTTTCAG AAATCTTCAGTTACACAGCTTACAGGCAGTTATCTCAGATGTTCCTTGCAATACTCTTCTTTCACGGTTCTGAATACATTTTAGCTCTTTCCTCGCATGGGAGGCCAAATGTTACTCTTAACTCTCTTCTGATCAGTAAAAACTATCTTTTTGCAATGATCTTTTCATTGCTGGAGTACTTCATTGAAATTGCTTTATTTCCTGGGTTGAAGGAGCTCTGGTGGGTAAGCAACTTGGGCCTTGGAATGGTTATAATCGGTGAAATTATAAGGAAAACAGCAATAATTACTGCTGGTCAGGCCTTCACACATCTTATCAGGGTTCGTCATGTGGATCATCACGAACTGATTACTCATGGAATTTATGGATTTGTAAGACATCCTGGATACTGTGGTTTCTTCATCTGGTCAGTTGGTACTCAGATAATGCTCTGTAATCCGGTATCAACAATtgcatttgttgttgttgtttggcGCTTCTTTGTGCAACGGATTCCATATGAAGAGTATTACTTGAGGCAATTTTTTGGGTTGCAGTATGTGGAATATGCCCAACGAGTTCCTTCTGGGGTGCCATTTGTAAGCTGA
- the LOC132179925 gene encoding protein-S-isoprenylcysteine O-methyltransferase B isoform X2, which yields MSFLQHLLSDLEIQFSVSVFYRSASFSEIFSYTAYRQLSQMFLAILFFHGSEYILALSSHGRPNVTLNSLLISKNYLFAMIFSLLEYFIEIALFPGLKELWWVSNLGLGMVIIGEIIRKTAIITAGQAFTHLIRVRHVDHHELITHGIYGFVRHPGYCGFFIWSVGTQIMLCNPVSTIAFVVVVWRFFVQRIPYEEYYLRQFFGLQYVEYAQRVPSGVPFVS from the exons ATGTCATTCTTGCAGCATCTTTTGAGTGATTTGGAGATTCAATTTTCAGTATCAGTGTTTTATCGCTCTGCATCTTTTTCAG AAATCTTCAGTTACACAGCTTACAGGCAGTTATCTCAGATGTTCCTTGCAATACTCTTCTTTCACGGTTCTGAATACATTTTAGCTCTTTCCTCGCATGGGAGGCCAAATGTTACTCTTAACTCTCTTCTGATCAGTAAAAACTATCTTTTTGCAATGATCTTTTCATTGCTGGAGTACTTCATTGAAATTGCTTTATTTCCTGGGTTGAAGGAGCTCTGGTGGGTAAGCAACTTGGGCCTTGGAATGGTTATAATCGGTGAAATTATAAGGAAAACAGCAATAATTACTGCTGGTCAGGCCTTCACACATCTTATCAGGGTTCGTCATGTGGATCATCACGAACTGATTACTCATGGAATTTATGGATTTGTAAGACATCCTGGATACTGTGGTTTCTTCATCTGGTCAGTTGGTACTCAGATAATGCTCTGTAATCCGGTATCAACAATtgcatttgttgttgttgtttggcGCTTCTTTGTGCAACGGATTCCATATGAAGAGTATTACTTGAGGCAATTTTTTGGGTTGCAGTATGTGGAATATGCCCAACGAGTTCCTTCTGGGGTGCCATTTGTAAGCTGA
- the LOC132179925 gene encoding protein-S-isoprenylcysteine O-methyltransferase B isoform X3, whose amino-acid sequence MTEIFSYTAYRQLSQMFLAILFFHGSEYILALSSHGRPNVTLNSLLISKNYLFAMIFSLLEYFIEIALFPGLKELWWVSNLGLGMVIIGEIIRKTAIITAGQAFTHLIRVRHVDHHELITHGIYGFVRHPGYCGFFIWSVGTQIMLCNPVSTIAFVVVVWRFFVQRIPYEEYYLRQFFGLQYVEYAQRVPSGVPFVS is encoded by the coding sequence ATGACAGAAATCTTCAGTTACACAGCTTACAGGCAGTTATCTCAGATGTTCCTTGCAATACTCTTCTTTCACGGTTCTGAATACATTTTAGCTCTTTCCTCGCATGGGAGGCCAAATGTTACTCTTAACTCTCTTCTGATCAGTAAAAACTATCTTTTTGCAATGATCTTTTCATTGCTGGAGTACTTCATTGAAATTGCTTTATTTCCTGGGTTGAAGGAGCTCTGGTGGGTAAGCAACTTGGGCCTTGGAATGGTTATAATCGGTGAAATTATAAGGAAAACAGCAATAATTACTGCTGGTCAGGCCTTCACACATCTTATCAGGGTTCGTCATGTGGATCATCACGAACTGATTACTCATGGAATTTATGGATTTGTAAGACATCCTGGATACTGTGGTTTCTTCATCTGGTCAGTTGGTACTCAGATAATGCTCTGTAATCCGGTATCAACAATtgcatttgttgttgttgtttggcGCTTCTTTGTGCAACGGATTCCATATGAAGAGTATTACTTGAGGCAATTTTTTGGGTTGCAGTATGTGGAATATGCCCAACGAGTTCCTTCTGGGGTGCCATTTGTAAGCTGA
- the LOC132178400 gene encoding uncharacterized protein LOC132178400 has protein sequence MEIMEWRKCYMDVVLVPLGIFIFWQDIEKRNIVAVQTLRNTIMGSTLMATTSIILCAGLAEVISSTYGVTKTPFDDTVYGGQGEFMVAVKRATLLITFLLSFFSHSMSLTFLNQVNILISTLEDPKSIVTPEYVSHLLEKGCGLSTAGNRIFYLAIPLLLWFFGPLLAFLCFLTMVPLLYNHDFLYQRV, from the exons ATGGAAATCATGGAATGGAGGAAATGTTATATGGACGTGGTACTGGTGCCATTGG gaatatttattttttggcagGACATTGAGAAGAGGAACATCGTGGCGGTCCAAACTCTGAGGAACACGATAATGGGATCAACCCTTATGGCCACCACGTCAATCATTCTTTGCGCCGGTCTCGCAGAAGTGATAAGCAGCACATATGGTGTCACAAAGACGCCATTTGACGACACCGTTTACGGGGGTCAAGGGGAATTCATGGTAGCCGTAAAACGCGCGACGCTCTTAATCACCTTCCTCTTGTCGTTTTTCAGTCACTCCATGTCGTTAACGTTTCTGAACCAAGTGAACATCCTGATAAGCACCCTGGAGGATCCCAAGTCGATAGTGACGCCGGAGTACGTCTCTCATCTTCTGGAGAAAGGCTGCGGTTTGAGCACGGCGGGCAATAGAATTTTTTACCTCGCAATTCCTCTTCTGCTTTGGTTCTTTGGGCCACTGCTGGCTTTCTTGTGTTTTCTCACAATGGTGCCACTGCTTTACAACCATGACTTTCTGTATCAGCGTGTGTAG